A single genomic interval of Microbulbifer variabilis harbors:
- a CDS encoding NAD-dependent epimerase/dehydratase family protein, which translates to MKAIIIGATGLIGSELVELLAKESAIDEIITLTRRNAPIRHPKVRNEIVDFEHLTDYADLFRGDLLFSCLGTTKKQAGSLEQQHKVDVEYQYQAAKLAADNGVSHYLLVSSSGANTKSGNAYLQMKGELEQEILSLSFARTSIFRPSLLLGERGDSRPAEKIGAILLPWICRLPGLQRFRPIEGAQVAAKMVRESLKEGKGQETFTLDELFSN; encoded by the coding sequence ATGAAGGCAATTATTATCGGTGCAACGGGACTGATTGGTAGTGAACTGGTTGAACTGTTGGCAAAGGAATCCGCTATCGATGAGATAATCACTCTTACCCGCCGAAATGCCCCTATTCGCCACCCCAAGGTACGCAATGAAATTGTGGACTTTGAACATCTGACGGACTATGCAGACTTATTCCGTGGTGACTTGCTTTTTTCCTGCCTTGGCACTACCAAAAAACAAGCAGGCAGCCTGGAGCAACAACATAAGGTGGATGTGGAGTATCAATACCAGGCGGCAAAGCTTGCTGCGGATAATGGGGTGTCGCATTACCTGCTGGTATCCTCTAGCGGTGCCAATACCAAAAGTGGCAATGCCTACTTGCAAATGAAGGGGGAACTTGAACAGGAAATTTTATCTTTGTCCTTTGCCCGAACCAGTATCTTTCGCCCTTCCCTACTTTTAGGTGAGCGGGGCGATTCCCGTCCAGCAGAGAAAATTGGCGCCATATTATTACCCTGGATCTGCCGACTCCCCGGACTACAGCGTTTTCGCCCAATTGAGGGGGCTCAGGTAGCGGCAAAGATGGTGAGAGAGAGTCTTAAAGAGGGCAAAGGCCAAGAAACCTTCACTCTGGATGAATTGTTTTCCAACTAG
- a CDS encoding exopolysaccharide biosynthesis protein encodes MPQEFTGLCQLLEHIEASCRHTERVSLELVIDAVGLGSYAPFLLVVGLILFSPLSGVPGISTSMAALLLLVAIQLLLGRKHVWLPQWLLNRSISKKKLTRALHWLRRPAEFADHWMQPRLHFLVKRSGTYAIATTCSLIALTMPLMELVPFSATTAGFALTIFGLALVAHDGLLALIGFTMTALLTLLLAHTLL; translated from the coding sequence ATGCCCCAGGAATTTACCGGCCTATGCCAGCTGCTGGAACACATAGAAGCCAGCTGCCGGCATACTGAACGGGTCTCCCTAGAGTTGGTAATAGATGCCGTAGGGCTCGGTTCTTATGCGCCCTTTCTGCTGGTGGTGGGATTGATTCTATTTTCTCCCCTAAGCGGCGTGCCCGGCATATCTACCTCCATGGCAGCATTACTCCTACTAGTGGCCATTCAGCTGCTACTGGGGCGCAAACATGTGTGGCTGCCCCAGTGGCTATTAAACCGTTCGATTTCCAAGAAGAAGCTCACCCGAGCATTGCACTGGTTGAGGCGACCGGCAGAGTTTGCCGATCACTGGATGCAGCCACGCCTGCATTTTCTGGTAAAGCGCAGTGGTACCTATGCTATTGCCACTACTTGCTCACTTATCGCCCTGACAATGCCGCTGATGGAACTGGTGCCCTTTTCGGCCACTACAGCCGGCTTCGCCCTCACTATTTTTGGGCTGGCCTTGGTGGCTCACGATGGCTTGCTAGCGCTGATCGGCTTTACCATGACCGCCCTACTAACCCTACTACTAGCGCATACCCTGCTGTAA
- a CDS encoding CPBP family intramembrane glutamic endopeptidase, with amino-acid sequence MSQEKKRQINIFSTMMWVQGACLLLAVIGLWFSDVTLSPARGDPWSSIAWGVLGALFSFAVVVALTRAHHRVGRTLRWYCAQLAPIFCKMPLAQVVLLSLAAGVCEELLFRGFLQTWLSQLSSPLLGLLGASFVFALLHWASLIYVLLIFAFGLILGFVYQASGSLLGVVVWHALYDFFALATLAYYPKVLGADRWLAK; translated from the coding sequence ATGTCACAGGAAAAAAAGCGCCAGATAAATATCTTCAGCACCATGATGTGGGTGCAGGGGGCTTGCCTGTTGTTGGCAGTGATCGGACTTTGGTTTTCCGATGTGACGCTATCACCAGCAAGAGGCGACCCGTGGAGTTCTATTGCCTGGGGAGTCTTGGGCGCACTGTTTAGCTTTGCTGTGGTTGTGGCATTGACCCGCGCTCATCATCGCGTGGGGCGTACTCTGCGTTGGTACTGTGCCCAGCTGGCGCCAATTTTCTGCAAAATGCCGTTGGCCCAGGTGGTACTGTTGTCTCTCGCCGCAGGTGTTTGTGAGGAGTTGTTATTTCGTGGCTTTCTGCAAACCTGGCTGTCGCAACTGAGCTCCCCGCTGCTGGGGTTACTCGGAGCTTCTTTCGTTTTTGCCCTTCTTCACTGGGCTTCGCTGATCTATGTGCTGCTAATTTTCGCATTTGGCCTAATCCTTGGTTTTGTCTACCAAGCCAGCGGCAGCCTATTGGGGGTGGTTGTCTGGCATGCCCTCTACGATTTTTTTGCCCTGGCCACACTTGCCTATTACCCGAAAGTACTGGGTGCGGATCGGTGGCTGGCCAAGTAA
- a CDS encoding GDYXXLXY domain-containing protein, whose product MKKGLTFALGMAIAAQFLILVGMYVKAQVPLWTGEPIRVKTIPVDPRSLFRGNYARLNYDFSRIAKSALTGERPIREGEVVYVSLKKSPSGLYEFSAASLEKPIEGIFIKGRIAGANPWSTEQFYRIKYGIEAYFAPKEKALQLERELRDGGIAELMVAPSGQVSLKSVIGGG is encoded by the coding sequence ATGAAAAAGGGACTGACTTTTGCCTTGGGTATGGCGATAGCTGCACAGTTTTTGATTCTGGTAGGCATGTATGTAAAGGCACAGGTGCCGCTTTGGACTGGAGAGCCAATCCGGGTAAAAACGATACCGGTAGACCCCCGCTCCCTGTTTCGCGGCAACTATGCGCGCTTGAATTACGACTTTTCCCGTATTGCCAAGTCAGCCTTAACGGGAGAGCGCCCTATACGAGAGGGGGAGGTGGTGTATGTCTCCTTGAAAAAATCCCCCTCAGGACTTTATGAATTTTCTGCGGCGAGCCTGGAAAAACCGATCGAGGGGATATTTATTAAGGGGCGGATTGCCGGTGCTAATCCCTGGAGTACAGAGCAATTTTACCGCATCAAGTACGGTATAGAGGCCTACTTTGCCCCCAAAGAAAAGGCCCTGCAGTTGGAGCGGGAATTACGCGATGGTGGGATTGCCGAGCTTATGGTAGCGCCCAGTGGTCAGGTGAGCCTCAAGAGTGTAATAGGGGGTGGCTGA
- a CDS encoding DUF2157 domain-containing protein, translating to MRLIRLLKYDLAREAEDWVDDGVISEAQAELICARYQVDYRSARQRSLGYNVLVGLAYLFIALALITLIGANWEEIPRALRMGGLIALTLVTQWVALRAYCTGDRRAGEGLFLLGNFFFGAAIILIAQIYHLGEHMPDGIFWWALGCLPFALITRSPWLAIQANVLALLWFFLQVSMGYYPALFPLFIAQSLYVLLRGRASTILMLLLVVSIGFWIEFSLSEFWRGEQLGAGLEFYSENLAVAVSLFILLYTFSHWLALRASPVAKDYAAVISVWCLRFALASLLVFSFEQPWEALIEADWQHRLSMWLVVAVMATVTLLLALPARRLISSGLLYVFFIGALITVSSSDNQDLAMYLQVATNFALIGCGSWLIYRGIHDGISHYFFLGVMSILITALLRYIDLIGDYLGASLIFILFAGLLLGAAKYWKYHQGREGAQ from the coding sequence ATGCGATTGATACGCTTATTGAAATATGACTTGGCGCGTGAAGCCGAGGATTGGGTGGATGACGGGGTGATCAGCGAGGCACAGGCAGAGTTAATCTGTGCCCGCTACCAGGTGGATTATCGCAGTGCCCGGCAGCGCTCACTGGGTTACAACGTGTTAGTGGGGCTCGCTTATCTATTTATCGCGCTTGCACTGATCACCCTGATTGGCGCCAACTGGGAAGAAATCCCCCGCGCGTTGCGTATGGGCGGTTTGATTGCGCTCACGCTGGTCACTCAGTGGGTTGCCTTGCGAGCTTATTGCACAGGGGACCGCCGTGCCGGCGAAGGGCTCTTTCTGCTGGGGAACTTCTTTTTTGGTGCCGCGATAATTCTGATCGCACAAATCTACCATCTGGGTGAGCATATGCCCGATGGAATCTTCTGGTGGGCACTGGGCTGTCTGCCATTTGCCTTGATTACCCGCAGCCCTTGGCTGGCCATTCAGGCTAATGTGCTGGCACTGCTGTGGTTCTTTTTACAGGTGAGCATGGGCTATTACCCGGCGCTCTTCCCGCTCTTTATAGCGCAATCTCTCTATGTACTTTTACGCGGGCGAGCGAGCACCATTCTTATGCTGCTGCTTGTGGTGAGCATCGGCTTCTGGATCGAATTCTCGCTATCGGAATTCTGGCGTGGCGAGCAGCTGGGCGCAGGGCTGGAATTTTATTCAGAGAATCTGGCGGTGGCGGTCTCCCTTTTTATTCTGCTGTATACCTTTAGTCATTGGCTGGCGCTGAGGGCTTCGCCGGTGGCCAAGGACTACGCTGCGGTGATCTCGGTGTGGTGTCTGCGTTTTGCCCTGGCCAGCCTGTTGGTATTCAGCTTCGAACAGCCTTGGGAGGCGTTGATCGAGGCCGATTGGCAACACCGGTTGTCTATGTGGCTGGTGGTGGCCGTGATGGCCACTGTTACTCTGCTGTTGGCACTGCCGGCCAGGCGTTTGATATCGAGTGGTTTGCTCTATGTGTTCTTTATTGGTGCCCTCATCACTGTCAGCAGCAGTGATAACCAAGACTTGGCGATGTATTTGCAAGTGGCTACCAATTTCGCCCTTATTGGCTGTGGTAGCTGGTTAATTTACCGGGGTATTCACGATGGTATTTCCCATTATTTCTTCCTTGGGGTGATGTCGATACTGATCACTGCATTGCTGCGTTATATCGATCTGATCGGTGATTACCTGGGGGCTTCGCTGATCTTTATTTTATTTGCGGGCCTGTTATTGGGCGCCGCCAAGTACTGGAAGTACCACCAGGGCAGGGAGGGAGCACAATGA
- the ahpC gene encoding alkyl hydroperoxide reductase subunit C, translating to MSRYIESELKPFNAKAYQNGEFHDVSDADVKGKWAVFFFYPADFTFVCPTELGDLADNYEEFKKLGVEIYSVSTDTHFTHKAWHDSSETIGKIQYPMIGDPTGTITRNFSVMIEEEGIADRGTFVIDPEGRIQIVEITAGGIGRDANELLRKIKAAQYVAEHPGEVCPAKWKEGEETLAPSLDLVGKI from the coding sequence ATGTCCCGTTACATCGAATCCGAACTTAAACCCTTCAACGCCAAAGCCTACCAAAATGGCGAGTTTCACGACGTCAGCGATGCCGATGTCAAAGGCAAGTGGGCGGTATTCTTCTTTTACCCCGCCGACTTCACCTTTGTTTGCCCCACCGAGCTGGGCGATCTGGCCGACAACTATGAAGAGTTCAAGAAGTTGGGAGTGGAGATTTACTCCGTATCCACCGATACCCACTTCACCCATAAAGCGTGGCACGATTCCTCTGAAACCATCGGTAAGATCCAGTACCCGATGATTGGTGATCCCACCGGCACTATCACCCGCAACTTCAGCGTAATGATTGAGGAAGAAGGTATCGCAGACCGCGGCACCTTTGTAATTGACCCGGAAGGCCGTATTCAGATCGTTGAGATCACTGCAGGTGGTATTGGCCGCGACGCCAACGAACTGCTACGTAAAATCAAGGCCGCCCAGTACGTGGCCGAACACCCCGGTGAGGTATGCCCGGCCAAGTGGAAGGAAGGCGAGGAAACCTTAGCCCCGTCTCTCGACCTGGTAGGTAAGATTTAA
- a CDS encoding Gfo/Idh/MocA family protein has translation MESERVYRWGFIGCGKIANDFALVLNFLESAQVYAVAARDIGRAQAFAILHGAKRYYGNYANLVSDPLVDIVYIATTTESHAEHAILALNAGKHVFIEKPVALSVEDIVKIKVLSREKGLFCSEAMWMRFFPAIEYSRKIVESGDIGEVQQVRADLSFDLKRDEGLNSPTWKTGGSFDAGVYPIHQALIFGGSNIKEADCAGVIDGYGFGQVAAGAMHIHFEGSSTAIATWSILYEGAEEMDIYGSKGRIRVQAPAHSPTCLSLIKYGGSRRNPKNVVETQVFHLPSIQGEFNFPSSEGLIYEAAAVQRCISAGRTECPQAPMDESLLAIQLLSECDRIIKSREN, from the coding sequence ATGGAAAGTGAGCGGGTGTATAGGTGGGGTTTTATTGGTTGTGGGAAAATTGCAAACGACTTTGCCTTGGTGCTGAATTTTCTTGAGTCAGCCCAAGTCTATGCAGTTGCGGCAAGGGATATTGGCCGTGCGCAGGCATTTGCAATATTGCATGGGGCTAAAAGATATTATGGGAATTATGCAAACTTGGTGAGTGACCCTCTTGTAGATATAGTCTATATCGCAACCACAACAGAGTCTCATGCTGAACATGCCATTTTGGCTCTAAATGCAGGAAAACATGTCTTTATTGAAAAGCCAGTCGCTCTTTCTGTAGAAGATATCGTTAAAATAAAAGTTCTGTCCAGGGAAAAAGGCCTGTTTTGTAGTGAGGCTATGTGGATGCGTTTCTTTCCAGCAATTGAATACTCACGAAAAATAGTTGAAAGTGGTGATATCGGAGAGGTCCAGCAAGTTAGAGCAGATTTAAGTTTTGACCTAAAGCGTGATGAAGGATTAAATTCGCCAACCTGGAAAACAGGAGGCAGCTTCGATGCTGGGGTTTACCCTATTCATCAAGCTTTAATATTTGGTGGAAGTAATATTAAAGAAGCTGACTGTGCTGGAGTAATTGATGGCTATGGTTTTGGGCAAGTGGCCGCAGGCGCAATGCATATCCATTTTGAAGGGTCATCAACAGCAATAGCAACCTGGAGCATTTTATATGAAGGTGCGGAGGAGATGGATATATATGGGTCGAAAGGTCGGATTAGAGTGCAAGCCCCCGCGCATAGTCCAACATGTCTTTCATTAATTAAGTACGGTGGAAGCCGCCGTAATCCAAAAAATGTTGTTGAAACACAGGTTTTCCATCTCCCTAGTATTCAGGGGGAATTTAACTTTCCAAGTTCAGAGGGGCTCATTTATGAGGCTGCAGCGGTACAACGCTGTATTTCTGCAGGACGCACTGAATGCCCTCAAGCTCCTATGGATGAATCATTATTGGCTATTCAGTTATTATCCGAGTGCGATCGTATCATCAAAAGTAGGGAGAACTAG
- a CDS encoding glutathione S-transferase: MYQLFIANKNYSSWSLRVWLLMKEMCIPFEEKMITFEGGDSWKKFSSFSPSGKLPCLKDNNLLIWDSLSITEYLAEKISLIWPMNRSARAWARSISAEMHSDFEFFNSKSLSCATEVNTPVIPDNLSKAVTRIDDLVQEGLGNFGGPFLAGEKFTAADAFYSPTIIKINNYNLSVSTETNQYFNKILALPNLKEWIGQAIQEPWKVSEYEEMEKDIGRIIRDKRGQG; encoded by the coding sequence ATGTACCAGCTATTTATTGCCAATAAAAACTACTCTTCATGGTCTTTAAGAGTTTGGCTCTTAATGAAGGAGATGTGTATACCGTTCGAGGAAAAAATGATCACTTTTGAGGGTGGGGATAGTTGGAAAAAATTTTCCAGTTTCTCACCTAGCGGAAAACTACCTTGCCTGAAAGATAACAATCTCTTAATCTGGGATTCTCTTTCAATTACAGAGTATCTAGCCGAAAAAATCTCTCTCATCTGGCCAATGAATAGGTCTGCCAGAGCTTGGGCGCGCAGTATTTCAGCAGAAATGCACTCAGACTTTGAATTCTTCAATAGCAAATCGCTAAGCTGCGCGACAGAAGTTAACACCCCAGTAATACCAGATAATCTTAGTAAAGCGGTCACCCGAATTGATGATCTGGTGCAGGAAGGACTTGGAAATTTTGGTGGCCCTTTCCTTGCCGGCGAAAAGTTTACCGCCGCAGATGCATTCTACTCTCCAACAATCATTAAAATAAATAACTACAATTTATCAGTTAGCACAGAGACAAACCAATATTTCAACAAGATATTGGCTTTACCAAATTTAAAGGAATGGATAGGTCAGGCCATACAGGAACCATGGAAAGTTTCAGAATATGAAGAAATGGAAAAGGATATTGGGAGGATAATAAGAGACAAGAGAGGACAAGGATAA
- a CDS encoding ATP-binding cassette domain-containing protein → MTAICTLENISLIFGDTPIFHKVSLELPIGITGLVAPNGSGKSTLLSVLHGQASVTGGKVSWRRRHHLVKQLNPRLDLRIVDCLADGHLYEVFLRVEQGHASEDDLISVADYWHLPLTWQRQLEEAKINAPLDTPIERLSGGQRAKLSLAYAFSLSSDYLLLDEPSNHLDQSGREWLQEKILNHAGGALVASHDVELLENVRQIIEIYQRGLKTYGGAYSAYMQQKESEQAALLQRAEDNRKEFNQLNNVRQKSLHNFATRQRQGKGKRNSQSKSLMDSQKDRAGKGLGKLKRKLEQRQLQLEKKREEISKITVIESQRLRPQKLSLTKCDSRKSIQLHLENLQLPYGSHDKPISLTVRKGERWRIAGGNGSGKSTLLKVIAGQLKALSGVCQTRGSLCYLDQGFSFLNKELSALENLFYLHPGRKESEWRTMLGSLRLRGDTPLLPLRLLSGGEQLKVALLAVTRGTIATDLILLDEPDNHLDLDSRQLLVNAIMDFSGAVLLVSHDLSFINAIGVDSQLNLD, encoded by the coding sequence ATGACAGCTATTTGTACTCTTGAAAACATCTCCCTGATATTTGGGGACACCCCGATTTTCCATAAAGTAAGCTTGGAATTACCTATTGGAATCACTGGATTAGTTGCACCTAATGGCAGCGGGAAATCCACACTACTAAGTGTTCTTCACGGTCAAGCTTCCGTTACTGGTGGTAAGGTCTCTTGGAGAAGACGCCATCATCTGGTGAAACAGCTTAATCCCCGACTTGATTTGCGGATCGTCGATTGTCTTGCAGATGGCCATTTGTATGAAGTTTTTTTACGGGTAGAGCAAGGGCATGCATCAGAGGATGACCTGATATCCGTTGCGGACTATTGGCATCTGCCTCTTACTTGGCAGCGCCAGCTAGAGGAAGCAAAAATCAATGCGCCATTGGATACGCCGATAGAACGATTGAGTGGTGGTCAGAGAGCCAAGTTAAGCCTTGCCTATGCATTTTCTCTCTCAAGTGACTACTTACTGCTAGATGAGCCTAGCAATCATCTTGATCAGAGTGGGCGGGAGTGGCTGCAAGAGAAAATCTTAAATCATGCAGGAGGGGCACTGGTCGCCAGTCATGATGTAGAGCTGCTGGAAAATGTCCGACAAATAATAGAGATTTATCAGCGAGGATTGAAAACCTATGGCGGCGCATACAGTGCGTATATGCAACAAAAAGAATCAGAGCAAGCAGCCCTGCTCCAAAGGGCAGAGGATAATCGAAAAGAGTTCAACCAACTAAATAATGTCAGGCAGAAAAGTCTGCATAATTTCGCTACTAGACAACGGCAGGGAAAAGGCAAGCGGAACTCTCAAAGTAAGAGTCTTATGGACTCACAAAAAGATCGCGCAGGGAAAGGTCTTGGAAAATTAAAGCGAAAGTTAGAGCAGCGCCAGTTACAGTTAGAGAAAAAAAGAGAGGAAATAAGTAAAATAACAGTAATTGAGTCACAGAGACTAAGACCGCAAAAGCTATCCCTCACTAAGTGTGATTCTCGCAAGTCAATACAATTACATCTTGAAAATTTGCAGCTCCCATATGGTTCTCATGATAAGCCTATATCTTTAACAGTCCGCAAGGGGGAACGTTGGAGGATAGCGGGTGGCAATGGTAGTGGAAAATCCACTCTGCTAAAGGTCATAGCTGGTCAGCTAAAAGCTCTAAGTGGCGTCTGCCAAACTCGTGGAAGTTTGTGTTATTTAGACCAGGGCTTCAGTTTTCTCAATAAAGAGTTATCCGCCTTAGAGAATCTTTTCTATCTTCACCCCGGTAGAAAAGAATCTGAATGGCGTACCATGCTAGGTAGTTTGCGGCTAAGGGGAGATACGCCGCTGCTGCCTCTCAGGCTCCTAAGTGGAGGGGAGCAACTAAAAGTGGCATTACTTGCCGTTACACGGGGCACCATTGCCACAGACTTGATACTGCTAGACGAGCCAGATAATCACTTGGATCTGGATTCCCGCCAGCTATTAGTAAATGCCATTATGGATTTTTCTGGTGCTGTCTTATTGGTCTCACATGATCTGAGTTTTATTAATGCTATAGGTGTAGATAGTCAGCTCAATTTGGATTGA